A stretch of Porites lutea chromosome 5, jaPorLute2.1, whole genome shotgun sequence DNA encodes these proteins:
- the LOC140938053 gene encoding CUB and peptidase domain-containing protein 2-like, with product MKFVFVLSLMLCYSSTQSADSKCGSVVNNTLTSPGFPRKYPNNVHCVYNVSIPSGKALKISFSTLELECGYDYLRIVDDNNRALGTYCGSELSGKLNIRFKVRHYDMHAAQYIGWI from the exons ATGAAGTTTGTATTTGTGCTATCGCTGATGCTGTGTTACAGTTCAACTCAGAGTGCTGATTCAA AATGTGGTTCTGTGGTAAACAACACCTTGACAAGTCCTGGATTTCCAAGAAAATACCCAAATAACGTGCACTGTGTGTACAACGTTTCTATTCCATCAGGAAAGGCACTGAAGATCAGTTTTTCAACTCTTGAACTGGAATGCGG GTATGATTATTTGAGGATTGTAGATGATAACAACAGAGCACTTGGTACATATTGTGGGAGCGAACTTAGTGGGAAG TTGAACATCAGGTTTAAAGTTCGACATTATGACATGCATGCTGCTCAGTATATAGGTTGGATATAA